The genomic stretch tcACTGAGGTGCTCACAGTTTTCTGGGGAGAGATGAATCATCTCCACCTGGTCCTGAACACCAACCCAGGATGGTCCCCAAGGAAACCCTACTGGTCTGTGTTCAAAGGAGAAACATACAGACAAGGCCGCGTGTACATCTACGTGCCGTTAGGTCGCCAACAGCTTCCCTCATTCGGAGATAATGCCCTTCCTCGCTTTGAGGGGTTAAAGTATCCTTCCTTTTATGAAATAATGCAAATGGGAAATgacaatcattttatttttcccttgcttattttgaattttatgtcgTTACTTAGCAAAAAGAGAAGTTGGCCACCTTGTTTGGTCCCCAaaattcttttttgaaattttacagGCTTGCAAAATCCCGAAGTCTAGGAATCGCTGCACTATAGCCTAGGGAGGATGCAGGAGGAAGTGATGCCAAGACGAATGAACACTGAAGGGAAAGCGCAGTTCGCCAGATGAAGACGCGGCAGGGGGACGGAAGGACACACACAGGCAGAGGCGCTGGGCCAGGGTTGGTCCAGGTGGAGGGAAAGAGGACAGGTCGGCAGGGGCGGCCAGGGGAGTCCTGCTCTCTGCACCAAGCTCAGGAGTTTGAACTTCATCAGGAAAGCAATGGGGAGCCGGGGAATGGCTGGCTGTAAGCTAGGGAGGGCCTGACCCAGCCTGAGGTTTAGACAGATGCCTTTGGCAGTGGTGAGGAAGACACATGGGAGCCTGCACACCAAAGCCAGGAGCTCAGTGAGGGGGGTATTGGCAGAATACTGCTGAGACATGTTAAGAACCCAGACCAGGGGAGGGCTGCTGTAGCCTGAGGTCCAGGTTCCCGGCTGGGGCAGCTGGCTTGGTGGTGGTGCCCTTTGCCAGGACAAAGAGGTTTGTGAGGGACAGTAATGTGTTTAATCGGGGCCATGACAAGCAGGCGGTGCCGATGGGAGGACCCAGGCAGATGTCCGGGCATACTGGAGGAATGAACCCAGGGCTCAAGAAACAAGTTTGGCATGGAGATGTAGGTAAACAGTAGTAACGGCTGACATTTATTATATACTTAACCATGCACTGGACAAGGTCACCCAGGCAGAGAAGACAGTGGGAAAATTCAAAGAGGCTGGGAAGCAGGATTGCCATGTTAAGGAGTACACAGAGCAAGATCTCTTCAGAAATGTGTCACCCAGTGCTCTTTAACCTGCACAGGTTCCCAATTGGGGGGTGCTGAGGAGAGGAACAAAATGAACTCCCCCAGAATAGGATGGTCACAGGCCCTTGGGCTGCAAGGAAAAAAGCCAAGAAGATGAGCCTGCCTGGAAGGTCCCAAGCCCTGACCTCCAGGCTGCCCCAAATGCTCTGAAATGCCAACCTCTAGCACCTCCTGCAACCAGTGTGATTCCCAAGAATGGGCCCACTCTGTTCTCTGCATGTCACATGTGgctctatttattttcttgttgcaGGTGAACAAGGTatgagagggagttaacagaactAGTAAGGAGCAACATATACTCAAACGCACTGGGCTTTCCCAGACACTGTGCTCCACTCTCACTTTGAAAAGGGACTCTTGGGGGCCCCCAGACTCACTTGATGGCTCTGCAAACACGGTATCTCTGCACCAGCCCGTCCTTCCTGCCCCATCATCAGTGCCTCAGTCTCAATGTGCCACCACCACAAGGGCAGATTCACGGGAAAGTGCCCAGGCAGGCGAGGGGCCTACAGACTGCCCCAAACAACAGCCTGGAAGAGGAGGCCAAGCAGACGCAAGCCCTCTGGGACTCCCAGAAGGGCTGCCATGCCAAAGAGAGCAGATTCACCCTGGGTTACAGAGCAGGGGCCAGTGAGGGCCCGGGTTGGATTCACAAAGAAAGAACTTTCTAAcaacagaagtttttttttttggtttttttttttgtttttttttaaagttggtcGTGACCATCTAATCTAAGTGGCTGGGATGGAAAAGGTAAGGCAGCTGTTGGCCTGTATCCAGATCATTTCCTCTGCACAATACTGTAACTGGTTTTCTCCCCTTGCAGAGGCACCCAAGGCCATACTGATATTCAGCATGCAGATAATGAGCATGTTTTTGCTAAAGTGTACACAATCAAAGAAAACCATGGACAGATCAGTCCAATCTAGCCTGAAGGAtgcactgattttttaaaatggtcttcCTAAGTGAGCTATAGTTGTTAGGCCTCCCCTTCTTGTCTGGGTCTTAGCAGGAAATAAGCTTTTGAGAAGTGGGTCCAAAGAGAGCTGGCTCCTGCTCTGGAAACTCCCCAACAAAGATCTGAGCCCACACTTGACATTACATGCATCCAATTAGGATGACACCCTAAGCCAAAGCCTACTCCTCCAGCTTTCCCAAGGGCAGGAAAGGCAAGGACCCCACAGTGCAAAACCATGGAGGACAAAAAACCACCATATCGTATCATCATCCTGGGGAAAGGATGCTCGGACTATTCTTAGGaccagagagggggaaaaatggcCAAAGTGAGGATGGAACTGGGCAATTGatatcatttctcttttcctttttatacatACACATTTCATAAGTGGGtgtcttattttttattgctttaattGCCTAGTATTTAAGTATGATTAATTTGATTCTGCTATGCTGCTAGGCTAGGGAGAACCAACCCTGAAGCAAGTCTGGAAGCCATTCTACTGCAAGGGGCTGCTGCAAGGAGCAGTAAGCTCTCCATCACGGGAAGCATTCAAGCAGAGGCTGTGTGACCACTCTCTGGGTTGTGGTCAGGGAGATTCATGCATTGGGCCTAAGTCTTCTAAATCCTGATCATTCATAGCAGGAAGTCAATAGATAATGTCTCAAGTTGttttatcaggaaaaaaacaaaaaacagccatATAAGCCTGTTATTTAGAGTTGGGAAGGGCCCCCGACAGAAGAACTAGAAACAGAAAGAGGTAAACAGCTTCTAGAAAGCAGGACTAGAAATGGGAAGGGGTGGGGCAAGGGACCACTGCTTGTTATTATaagccttttgtttctttgtcatgGGCATGgattaaatagataaaaatgtttaaagttaaaaaaaaaaatgctcccttggatttaaaaaaagcattagtCAGGCAGTTACTAAATATGAGAGAATGtacctagaaaaaaaataaaaatgtacctagaaaaaaatgggaaagaattaTGCTGAAATGTCCTCACTAGTTTTCTCTAGGTGATAATACTGGTGATAGTTATTAGcttcttcatatttttctgaaatttttcctttctgtcataaATATGCTAATTTCAATAATCCCCAAacggctattattattattacatcaGCAACAGCGATAGATTAAATATGGCCAGATTCTTTGCAACTCCTTCCCTCAAGTCGTGGCGGAGTGGATTCCCCACCCCTGGAGCCTGGGCTGGCCTGGGGGTAGATGAGAAGTCACCGGGAACCATGGGCCCGGCCCCCAGCCAGCACCAACCATCTGACATCTCAGGGAGCCCTTGGCCCATCCAAGCCTGATGGGAGGTGCTTCAGTGAGTCAGGCAAGACCAGCAGAAGAACTGGTTAGCTCATTTATTCCCAGAAGCTTGTGCATATACCTGGCTGATGCTTTAAACCACTAGTTTTGGGGTGACTTGGTACAAGCACGCAGCACTAGATACAGTAATAAAGCTGgaacagcccttcctccctccgcCCCCACCACAGTACCTGTCCAAGGAGTGCCCAGGACCTCCTGGCTCCACTCGCTCCACGAGCCATGCCCAAACTCCTCCTGAGCCCGGAGCTGCACCACATGCCTCTGGCCGCTCCAGGCGTCATGGATGATGCAGTGGTGCAGCAGCTCCTTGACCTGCAGGCAGGAGGCACAGTGaccctggggaggggctgggcggGCAGCTCCCCGGGGAGATGGGTGCCCTTGGCCACCCCTGCCCGAGAGCTGCTCCCTCTCTCGCAGGGCCGGCAGGTGACCAGGCTGGGCAGAGACGTCCCAAAGGCTCACATCTCCCTGGAGGCTCAGGACCTACACAGGCCAAAGCTGTAAGTCACACTCTGTAGGATCCTGCTAGCCACATACCCTTGCAGTCACCAACCTCCCTTTACATGCTCACAGCCCAATCTCTTTGCCGGTCATTATCTCACATAACCCTCCCTCACAAACAGGCCTGCAAAGACATTGGCCTGGCATTATTATTCCTCTTTTATAAATGATGTGACCAAggctcagaaaagctaagagagtcaCCCAAGGCCATGCAGGCAGCAAGTTTCAAAGCAGGACCTAGAACCCAATTTTTCTTTCTAGCTCCCTTTCTAACTACCCCTGAGGATCTAGGGGCAGTTTTCTGCCCAGAAGTAAAAGATGAACTTACCATCCATGTTGTGAATGTCTTTGACCTTTCGGCCCGGTATCGGATCTCAAACCGTAGCTTATAGAAATATGAGTTCCAGGAGGGGGGGTCTTGCCAGGCGACCCTGAGCCAGCGGGGGTTCTTCGCCATGGGGGTGACCGTGATGTTGAAGGGCGGGTCGGGCTGCACTATGGGAAACAAAGCATGATTCCGATGCAGCAGCAGCAAATATGGCACAGAGGAGAAACCCATAGAGACCCTGCAAACACCCAGGGAGGATCCCACCCCCAGACCCCAGGCCCTTCCCATGCACAGGGTCCTCTTCCGCCACAATCAGACTTTTCTGGCAAGTAAAGCCCAAAAGGAACTGGATCGCCAACCCCTTCAACcagccccctcccttcccctccaagAAGTCTGTAAGAAATATTAAGTTAAAAGAGTAGAAAACAGCTGGAGGGTGGGGAGGCCTGGAAAAGCTTACGCACAGATTTCATAACTCTCAAACGTTTGGGTCCTGCTGGACTTGCTGCCGACACTGCTGGCGACACACAGGGACACTATGTAGAAATAGCTGTCTCCCTCTGGAACTGCCAACTGGCAGGAGAACTTCTGGGACTCCTGAAGATACTGGCATGGCTCCTGGAAGTCTTCTATTGGACTGTTGTGACTGTCAGACACAAAACAAGGACGGCGCTCATCTATCAGTTTCTTTCTGCACTTATTCAAGAGGAGAGAGGTCAGGACCAGGGGCTACAAGCTCAGGCTCTAAGGTCTCAACAGTGgcatttgaatcccagctctacacTTAACAGCTCTTACTAGCTCTTGAAACTTACGAGTAAATTACTTAAAGCTCTAAGCCTCCACtttctcatttgaaaatgggaatagtaatatTATACTGATACTAATATAGAATATTAATTATATACTGAACTGGAGGCTTCAGATTTTTGTGCTCTTGGAGCTGTGGGGGTGCACAAATGAATCAAGAAGGCCCCACCTTGGCCTCAAGGCACTAACCAAAAAGACCCACCCTCAGAGGACACCCAGTAGAAAATGCCAGTCCGGAAGCAGAAAGTGCCAGAGGGGCGGCCAGGGAGGCCAGGACACTTCCGGCAGGTGAGCCCAGAAGAGGATTCTGGGTGATGGATTCGCGCGAGCTGAGTCAGCCACCATCCCACCTGGCCCGGAAGCCCGAGATCTCGCCCACTCATGGCACGTTGGGCATGCGAGGCCTCGGCAGCCACTTGCCCCGCCACTGGGGCGATGAGTCACCAACCTCTGACTTGGTTTGAACCCTGGTACTGGTCAGAGTCCAGTGTGTGGGATGACCTCTCCTCTCTGGGAAGCCTGCCCCAGCCCTCCCACGCTGAGTCAgcgcctcccccagcccctccactGCCTCGGCTTCCAACCCACTTCATGTTCTCTTGTGCTGCTTGAGGGCAGCGGCCCAGTCTTGCTCACCTCGCGCCCTCTGGCAGCCCTTTCGCAGTGCCTAGCTCACGGCAAAAGCCAAACTCACCAAAAGCTTGCTGAATGAATAAGTGTGCAAGCGCAATTGGGTGAGAATGTGAATGTGGGCACACCAAGAGAAAAAGGCAGAACACACCAAAATCTCTctcggcggggggggggggtgctgtttCAGTCCCAGCAGCCACAGGGACCAGGTGGGGATCCCCGAGGCTCTCacagctgccccctcccccttcctgaATTCAAAGGCTGGCTCTTCAGTGCAGAGGCTTGGCAGCTGAGGAGGAGGCTGGGAGCACCCAGGGCTAGGGCAGGAGGAAGGTGTGAGCTGAAACACGCTCTTCTCTCCCACTCCCACCGTCAGTGTGCAGCGTATTTGAGCTAAGGTGTCCGCTGAATAAGCTTTCTCGAGGCTGGTGGGGCAGCTGCCGGCTGTGAAACGATGTCTATGGAGGAATGCCTTCCCAATCCCAAACAATTTACATCCGAACCCAGCTTTGGGTGGTGGGGATTTGGGGTCTTTCCTACTTAGGGTGTGAGCTAACGGTCCTAATGGCAGCTGTATCATTTGCAGATGAACAATTTATGTATTTCTGCGTAGGGGCCAGAACATAGATATTACTGCTGGAGCCAGCCACGGTGGAAGCCAGACTACTCTGTTAAACTTaataccttgattttttttttttttttgatactctGATGATTGACAGCTCCAACTCAATTATAAAAATCTGGACCAAGGGGACCTTGGCTCTGGGATGGAAACAGGCAAACCTAGAGAGGTATGTTTGTTTTCAGCATCCCACTTTAGGCGTGACTTCCTGCCTCACTGCCCCTAGCTCCTCTCCTCACCCCATCACCACTTCCTCTCACTGGCCTTTACAATGTAAAGAGACCGATAAACTCATGCTGTCAAGACCCTGATAAGACCTTatcctcctcccctcccagggACATTAGCATCTTCAGAGCAACACCCAAAACCTGTGGGCTCGTAATGAAATCCAGATATTCCCAGCAGAGCTACTTTACCAGCTAGATAACTTTATACAAGTTAATTAATCTCTTAATTAAACCTCATTTtctttcaaatgagaaaaataacatCCATTTCCCAGGGCTGTTAAATTGAGTTAACAGGTCAAACTTCCTAGCACACTTCCCAGCACAGGATGGGAACTCAAATCTAAGTCTCATACCAAAGGAATTACTTTCTAATGATAAAATCTTGGAATCACTGGCCAGCCGGTACCACCCAGCTCCTCTGAgcgcacccacccccacccccacgcccaCCACTCTATTCCTCGACCAGGATGGAGGAGCCCAAGATACTTACAATTTCCTCACCAGTAACATCGCCTTGGTCGTCGGAGAGGGGGTGCTCCAAGGACTCCACTCGCAGTGAACCCTGCTGAGGGGGCTCTTCCGGAAGCAGGAGAGCTGGGGCTCCTCGGGAGGGACTGAAAGGGGGGCCCAGCAGGCGTGAGGGGCGGCGGGGCTTCCTCTGAGCCCACCCCCGCCAGGCAGGGCAGCCTCCCTTGGGAGGGGAAGTGTCTGGCTCGGGCTTCCAGCTCCCAGCCCCGTGACCCCGGACACCAGGCCAAACTTGGCCACGCGCTGCTGGGAAATTAAAGGACGCCAGAGCCGGCATTTCAGGCTGGGACGCAGGAAGGGAGAAGCCCTGGGGACTAACTTTGTCCAAAGGGAAGACAGGATGGCTGAAAAGAACAGAGGCTGTGCAGACACACAGATCTGACCGTGTGGCCTTGGATAAGGGCCAACCtctcttcagtttccttatctatcaagtttagtaataacaataatacttCTTCCCTCAGAGGGTCATCCGGAGGATGGCCAAGTAAGAAAGCACCTtatgctgtgaataattgactgtacactgtggaagactgtagggtgtgtgaatatatctcaattaagctgtattttaaaaaagtaaatgaacaatggggggaggaggggaatggaatgttttggatcttcttttttattttaattttcattttattttttggagtaatgaaaattttcaaactttgtggtgatgaaagcacaactatatgacaatactgtgaataactgtatacTTCGAATGACTGcgtgttatgtgattatatcacaataaaattgcaattaaaaaaaaaaaagaaagcaccttaGTATACAAAGGGCATCCAGCTCTATGCAGTCCTCCTGCCCCTTCATCTAGATGTGAGGTTGCCGAGAACCAGCCAATTCTAAAAATAAGAATGCTAACAAGAGCTCAGTGCATGCAACTTATAGCTTTAAGCACCATACGCATATGTGAGTATACATAtcctcatttaatctttgcaacCACTCTGAAGTAAAGCAACAATTTTAACAGCATTTTACTGAAGAGGACACCAAAGGGCAGTCAAGGAagaggattcaaacccaggcctccTGGCTCCAGGCCCCAAGCCACTAACCAATCTCCGAGAAACTCCAACCACAGAGCAAGGCCATCAGCCAGATGCCCCTGCCCAAAGGAATTCCACTGGCAGATGTCAGTGGGCCTTTCCTTAAAGGCTCGGGCCAAGGGAACGACAGCAGTTTAAGAAGTTGGGCAGGGAATCAGTCTGGAATGCACAGAGCTGCGTTTCTCACAGGCATTGGATTTGCCCTGGGAGCCTCAGTCTCCCAGAGCCCGGAGGACACCACTCACCGTCCACCAGCAAGCTCACACTCCCAGCTGGGCGGCCGTCCCGGTAGCAGGAATAGTTTCCAGAGTCGCTGAGCTGCACCGACCTCAGCAGCAGCCTCCCTCCCATGCCGGCCCTTCTGCTGTGGGGTGAGCCCACACCCCCATTCCGGAGCATCCAGTGAACGGTGGCATTGTCTCCTGGGTCCCCGTCGGGGCAGCTCAGGGTAACGCTGGCCCCCGGCAGGCTGGTCACCACGTCGCTTGCAACCTCTGGGGAAAGGGAGAAGATACTCATTAAGCCCATGGCCATCTGAAGAGCGGACTTCGTTTCTGATTTGGGGAAGCCACAAGAGGCTAAACAGCTAGCAAGTCCATCCACTTGTCCAGGCCACCTCCCTCCCGCTGGCCTCGCCACCCCAGCCTTGGCTCTCTCCACCCCACGCCCTGAGTAGAAAACCCTTCAAGGGCCTGCCACTTCCACAGGATAAAGCCTGAGCTCCTTGGGGTGGCCCACGGGGCCTTCCACTGCCTGCCCCCTGCTCACATTTGAAACTTGTCTCTGTCCACTGCTCCCCTTCCAGGCTCCACAGCTGCTCTTCTCACACTCAATGCAGCCCCCATTCTACCCCCACTGCAACCCCAACCCTAATTCCTCCTATTTCACCTCTCAGCGTAAATATCACTttccaggaagacttccctgtCCCCTCAGCTAGCTTCAGCCCCTTTCGGTGCTACTTCCCCATCCTGCTGTATAATAATTATGAATTCCATGTCTGTCAACCTCTCAAGATTCCAAGTGGTGCAAAAATAGGCACCCTGTTTTGTTATACTTTATATGCCAGCATCTAGAACATTGCCTGGTATGTCACAGGGGCCCACCAAGTACTtgatgaatgggtgaatgaatgaatgaatgaatgaataccagGTACCCAGGTGGGATTTAAAGGATGCCCAAGTACACAGGAAGTCCCAGAATCACAGAATCTTTATGGTTGGATGGCCCCTATTATAGACAGTAACTGAGACACACAGACGTGGTGCCCAAGATCACCACCAAGTTAGCTACCAAGCAGGGGTGCAAGCCAGGTCTTCCGATTCCTGTTCAGCTCTCCCTCCAGTACCCTAAGCCTATCAAACCTTTCAGGgcaaatgttcttttattctagGGATCAAAGTGGGAGGTACAAAAGAATAAATGCTCTCCCCATCCTCTGAAAAACTGGTGTTTTTCAAGGAAAAAGGAGATTCAAGATTAAAggagcaaataattttttttgtttttaagtacaGGAAGACATAAATTAGTCCAACCACATTGGACTAATTTATCAACCAACTAATTAAATTA from Choloepus didactylus isolate mChoDid1 chromosome 2, mChoDid1.pri, whole genome shotgun sequence encodes the following:
- the IL6R gene encoding interleukin-6 receptor subunit alpha, producing the protein MLAVRCALLISLLAALAAALAPGGCPALEVASDVVTSLPGASVTLSCPDGDPGDNATVHWMLRNGGVGSPHSRRAGMGGRLLLRSVQLSDSGNYSCYRDGRPAGSVSLLVDVPPEEPQLSCFRKSPLSRVHCEWSPWSTPSPTTKAMLLVRKFHNSPIEDFQEPCQYLQESQKFSCQLAVPEGDSYFYIVSLCVASSVGSKSSRTQTFESYEILQPDPPFNITVTPMAKNPRWLRVAWQDPPSWNSYFYKLRFEIRYRAERSKTFTTWMVKELLHHCIIHDAWSGQRHVVQLRAQEEFGHGSWSEWSQEVLGTPWTESRSLRTETSVPASTQASTTNEDDDTILPRDSANATSLPVQDSSSVSLPTFLVAGGSLAFGTLLCIGIILRFKKTWKLRALKEGKTSMHPPYSLGQLVPERPKPTPILVPLISPPVSPSSLGSDNTSSHSRPEARDPQGLYDISNRDYFFPR